From Paenibacillus graminis:
GCTGGTTAAAACCGCTCGGCGCAGGACTTCCGCCTGCCGTATCGTTCTCCTGCTGTGCCCACAGGCCAATCGCCGTTTCAAGCTGAGCCACAAGCTGATGCAGCTTGGGTCCAAACACCGCTTGCTGCAGCCCTCTCACACTTTCTGCTGTGACCGGAAGTCCGCGTTTTACCGAAATTACTGCCGCCTCCAGCCATTCCGATACCGGAACATTCGGCGGTTTGGCCTGCATTACAGCCTCCAGATTGGCTGCAGTTTCCTTGGTCAGCGCAATGCCGCCAGAGACCATAGCCTGTATAATTTCCTTGCCTGCCTTGGAATCCGTAAGCCCCAGCGATTCCAGCGCTTCCCCCATACTTTGTGGAGATGCCAATATCGCCTCACCCGGCGAAGCAGGCTTTAAAACAGGCAGCCCTCCGTCTCCCGGGGGAGCAACTTGCAGATTCAGTGTTTGTCCAGGCTGCAGCGGAGTCTCCAGCTCCGCACGGACAGGTGTGCCCTGAATCTGAACGACCGCTTCTCTGCCGGATTCCGACACACTGAGCACCACACCCCGGACTACCTGGCCTTCTTTGAGCTCTACCGACTTGGGCTCGCCCGTTTTATTGTCTCCGAGCAATCCGCGAATCAGAGATCCGATGTTCATGCCGTTCCCCCTCCCTACGATGCATCTTTCTATTTTATATCGGCAATTTCAAGGGATTCTTAAGAACCTCCCTTACTAGCGCTCCAGCACACCCAAGCTTTTAATTGAACTCATATAGAACAACTTCCAATAGGCCAAAGTCCGGTCTTTTACATTCACATCGCTTTATTCGGCTCCGCCAATCCGCCCAACCTAAAACAAAACCGGTTCATCCGAGAGTATTTTCCCCAGGAAGCTGCGGCGGTGCATGGGAGTTGGCCCCAGCGCCAGGAGCTGCTCCCTGTGCAGTTTAGTTGCATAACCTTTATGTATTTTAATTCCGTAGTCCGGGTATAATTCCTCCCAGAGGCCTTCACACAGACGGTCGCGTGTAACTTTGGCCACGATAGAAGCAGCGGCAATGGACTGGCTGTTGGCATCCCCTTTAATAATCGCCTGCTGCGGCAGCGGAAGATCTACCTTTTCTGCATCAATCAGCATATAGTCAGGATGGCATTCCAAGCCTTCTACCGCTTTTTTCATCGCCAGTCTGGAGGCCTGCTTGATGTTGATCTCATCAATTACGGCCGAGTCAACATGACCCACACTCACAGCCAGCGCCTGGTCCATA
This genomic window contains:
- a CDS encoding ribonuclease HII; this translates as MDMLIYEKGCWEQDYRRIAGVDEVGRGCLFGDVVAAAVILPEGLIIEGVDDSKKLTAKKREMLFELIMDQALAVSVGHVDSAVIDEINIKQASRLAMKKAVEGLECHPDYMLIDAEKVDLPLPQQAIIKGDANSQSIAAASIVAKVTRDRLCEGLWEELYPDYGIKIHKGYATKLHREQLLALGPTPMHRRSFLGKILSDEPVLF